A region from the Nymphalis io chromosome 9, ilAglIoxx1.1, whole genome shotgun sequence genome encodes:
- the LOC126770697 gene encoding uncharacterized protein LOC126770697 has protein sequence MWFWFLCVASAAVYSVDGAGAGAARLVCYVEGARASDFAECTHLVYAGDARGDKLDSLLKEYRKDNPRTKILLRVTEADKKLEDLFKSKHVQGLEIYGAHHIFNKSKVLETVDAARSAISSSGGGPLFLALPAHPELLAKYYDLRVLMKKVDLMMVQTHALGLVKKMTYHPSRLSGLWDMMNTDSVVDLVVGLGVPASKIVISLPATARQFTLLNETLSTPGSPTQDDDPKEIDQAELCRQLRKGRWTLERDQDLSAPYAFKDKTWISFEDASSVDVKGKYARVRGLAGLALFRSDRDSETPCGPTLRAALTKVLNQQSRAPRAAVLRSLENEILSAPGHIRALDALQVSPYRITQVVDSDGVIHSIREDTRTEFSCTRQGYFVHPRSCARFYRCVKFDQLSPEFTVFEFDCPAGLAFDSRYEVCVWPGSLPHSQACPGSSEIAPVPHSRFQCPDREGYYADPENCRWFFACLDHGKAPLTAYEFRCPFGLGFDAERLKCEWPWLVPGCGNIARYEAEAFGFSAGALSGATGFQGKTADSVNIAAHQSLVSGASLDNLVGIQNGYLTKDDILDGNYIASQELSNLGFAGPGTYQIDEGSLDLGLGGQGESSGLSYNIVSADNINKGLVQTTNYHDNDKYSSGSLILDDYRLPNNKGSASGTYSSAQKLNTGAAQSSSRFNSGKYKGNHAYPGASPTYDNGKYNRGYYRKDKSGAYVHNPAGDRAKPYEHIDVPPVPYGHVDFKYKQTNEYDVGGYTGTYNTGTYNQEDSASRGYDYPKPAIEFNEGPAIAQNLYSIKGQVGAYTSGSTGTTGASSTTYHGSYNNGDAGQYVTNGDVYNGASHTLTAGAVNVELVGKTSLVDVDYANRGNYQGQSYSHNVVHQGYTAAVPAVSISHVGTDSQNIESYNLGTTPTSSGVPTTATPLPVTYKTTYVPEAPRTSIKQIFGYTQPAVTFVQPTVVPIKQVTPQVQVADYNQELNYQYENRDYSSTYNAESGGQRDSIGYDYTKPVVKENIVTYTTSVPSATVVSYQPQGFGHSQQTIHKVESVGFEYSTPRPVTEQPFRKLVAYTTGPSVSTYVQPTAQSISQQTIHNTYLPSVDTSGQSIVNTAVNYEVPQTVTQYTTPQPAVSVQPIVSTYQPQAFSQQTLHTVDASKLNTYSQDHSEEGYEYKQPIIEFEEAAKTATQYSTPSPTVSYTPQSYSSQTVQRFKTNQYVTSTARPTVSSTPVTINENPFLKYTVKTTPVTYVSPTYVPQSYSQQTIHREDSRGSNIGSTEYQYTSGNNYEEPRYYAEQSTPQSQSYSQQTLHKVEANKVNVYEGTSFSGYDYTQPAVSYENTRIVSSTPTPIITSTYRPISHSQQTLHKVERQRIPSTTPIPSVEFTYQQPAVSIYKNPILQYTQNIAPVSYAEPTATVYTQTYKPIQQSKISFATKPVQYETSAQQAYINQEGYSYSQPEIQSNIETTNTAKYSDASVVSHQVFHQAQRTGNTQYESGKDVVFVSTTPSSLVYEDHYAEYEAPKKVKTYKAPEYIPPRKEYQQTYTLSTPSTPIVYQENSFVRAQDQYDYKPVDYSQQYSNTKSISDTSQIVESVHFSSFPDTKTTQYNQAGYQSPEIQVEYKAEEYLPPVVSTASSVVTSTYRPRTYSTSTTREYLPPSTQPKFAAPDYLPPVDNIYKTPSTASPKTKTLEYSPALEESNSRVVNYESFGYNQGGETGNTDIKLSTYQDYSVPIVSVSSTAAPILRKQNIVVETAKSNLLGFGTVGPDAGLVSTAYTTSAPVVSDNYYVSPQIVTSTYVPEVTTTARKVTRPKYLRPAVKSTTQSYVESTTAYRAPEYLPPVEQIAQKSIEGFEYKSTDSSKIRYNPYQEQSIDNTASIVSTVSTPTRKQNIVVQTAKSQLLGFGTVGTDAGLVSSGGYSTPASVVVSNGESSYSTVPVQQELVEVTQDVRRKSKPKVAVVTKINDFNPLLVRKLGAVCSCQSPILVLKGKRPNVQENDNDDYSNTYEDAGREDINGNTWTRKSGRISTSSALNTVATATPIVSSTFNPIIVPDDSFYQEYQEASNDNIALTPIQKDYSASVISSTPIISTTERVVRIKPRVKNVTVAPTYKTIVLNGESSSDIVQESESPVSEIDSQAFDRYGPGGWRSRDETLQGSIDCKRAGLFRHPKQCNKFYACRWDCTKQRFTLHVFNCPVQLSFDPNLGACNWPSQGPACQGDTLLTNAL, from the exons aAACTTGAAGACCTATTCAAGTCTAAGCATGTCCAAGGTTTGGAAATCTACGGCGCTCACCACATATTCAACAAGTCTAAAGTTCTGGAGACCGTTGATGCTGCCAGATCCGCCATCAGCTCCTCTGGTGGAGGACCATTGTTCTTGGCACTACCAGCGCACCCGGAACTACTGGCGAAGTACTACGATCTTAGGGTTCTCATGAAGAAAGTCGATTTAATGATGGTTCAAACCCACGCCTTGGGTCTGGTGAAGAAGATGACTTATCATCCCAGTCGATTGAGTGGGTTATGGGACATGATGAACACG GATTCAGTAGTGGATCTCGTGGTCGGATTGGGAGTACCAGCGTCTAAAATTGTGATCAGTTTACCAGCAACCGCTAGACAATTCACACTCCTCAATGAGACCCTTAGTACTCCTGGAAGCCCTACTCAAGATGATGATCCTAAAGAAATCGATCAAGCTGAACTCTGCAGACAATTGCGCAAAGGAAGATGGACCTTGGAAAGAGATCAGGATCTATCAGCGCCTTACGCATTTAA gGACAAAACCTGGATATCATTCGAAGACGCGTCCTCAGTTGACGTTAAAGGCAAATATGCGCGTGTCCGAGGCTTAGCAGGCTTGGCGTTGTTTAGGTCGGACCGTGACTCCGAGACTCCCTGCGGCCCGACCCTGAGGGCTGCGTTAACAAAAGTTCTGAACCAGCAGAGCCGAGCCCCTAGGGCTGCTGTACTGAG ATCACTCGAGAACGAGATCCTATCGGCGCCAGGCCACATCCGCGCGTTGGACGCTCTGCAAGTCTCTCCGTACCGAATCACACAAGTTGTCGACTCCGATGGCGTTATACATTCGATAAGAGAG gACACGAGAACCGAATTTTCCTGCACACGTCAAGGCTACTTCGTCCATCCTCGGTCCTGCGCTAGATTCTATCGTTGTGTCAAATTCGACCAGCTTTCACCCGAATTCacc GTTTTCGAGTTCGACTGTCCCGCTGGTCTTGCGTTTGACTCTCGCTACGAGGTGTGTGTGTGGCCCGGTAGCTTGCCGCACTCGCAGGCCTGTCCCGGCTCCTCTGAGATTGCGCCAGTACCACACTCTCGATTCCAGTGCCCCGACCGCGAAG GATACTACGCGGATCCAGAGAACTGCCGCTGGTTCTTTGCGTGCCTGGACCATGGAAAGGCACCATTGACTGCTTATGAGTTCCGGTGTCCATTCGGTCTCGGCTTCGATGCGGAACGCCTAAAATGCGAATGGCCCTGGCTGGTGCCTGGCTGCGGAAACATTGCCCGATACGAGGCTGAGGCGTTTGGTTTCTCCGCTGGTGCACTTTCTG GCGCAACTGGATTCCAGGGAAAAACCGCTGACTCAGTCAACATAGCTGCTCACCAGAGTTTGGTATCTGGAGCATCTTTGGATAATCTAGTAGGAATACAAAACGGATATCTTACTAAAGATGACATCCTCGATGGCAATTATATTGCTTCCCAAGAACTCTCCAATTTAGGATTTGCTGGACCAGGAACATATCAAATAGATGAAGGGTCTCTAGATTTAGGTTTAGGAGGGCAAGGAGAGTCGAGTGGCCTTTCCTATAATATTGTTTCTGCAGATAATATTAACAAGGGTTTAGTGCAAACTACAAACTACCATGATAATGATAAATACAGTAGTGGATCGTTAATTCTTGATGATTATAGATTACCTAATAATAAGGGCAGCGCTTCAGGAACCTATAGCTCAGCGCAAAAATTAAACACAGGAGCAGCTCAATCATCTTCACGATTCAATTCGGGAAAATATAAAGGAAATCATGCTTATCCTGGCGCATCACCAACATACGACAACGGAAAATATAACAGAGGATATTACCGTAAAGATAAATCTGGAGCGTATGTTCACAATCCTGCTGGAGATCGCGCTAAGCCTTATGAACATATTGATGTTCCTCCCGTGCCCTACGGACacgttgattttaaatataaacaaacaaacgagTATGATGTTGGAGGTTATACTGGAACTTACAACACGGGTACTTATAATCAGGAAGACAGTGCATCACGCGGTTACGACTATCCAAAGCCTGCTATCGAGTTTAACGAAGGTCCTGCAATAGCTCAAAATCTGTACAGCATCAAAGGTCAAGTAGGTGCATATACAAGTGGATCTACCGGCACTACTGGTGCCAGCTCTACTACTTACCATGGCAGTTATAACAACGGCGATGCCGGACAATATGTCACAAATGGGGATGTATATAATGGTGCCTCACATACTCTAACAGCTGGAGCAGTTAATGTTGAACTTGTAGGAAAAACATCGTTGGTCGATGTGGATTATGCAAACCGCGGTAACTATCAAGGTCAATCTTATAGTCACAACGTCGTCCATCAAGGTTATACAGCAGCTGTACCTGCAGTCTCTATAAGCCATGTTGGCACTGATAGTCAAAATATTGAAAGTTACAATTTGGGTACCACACCCACTTCATCTGGAGTTCCAACGACAGCGACACCATTACCGGTTACTTACAAAACAACATACGTACCAGAAGCCCCTAGAACTAGTATTAAGCAAATTTTCGGTTACACTCAGCCAGCTGTTACGTTCGTTCAACCAACAGTTGTTCCAATCAAACAGGTTACTCCTCAAGTACAAGTAGCCGATTATAACCAAGAGTTAAATTATCAGTACGAAAATAGGGATTACTCATCAACATATAATGCTGAATCGGGAGGACAAAGAGATTCCATAGGTTACGATTACACAAAACCTGTTGTTAAAGAGAATATTGTTACATACACAACATCAGTACCATCAGCGACCGTAGTATCATATCAACCGCAAGGATTTGGACATAGCCAACAGACTATACATAAAGTAGAGTCTGTAGGTTTCGAGTACTCTACACCAAGACCTGTTACTGAACAGCCATTTAGAAAACTAGTAGCTTATACTACAGGACCATCAGTTTCTACCTATGTTCAACCAACAGCACAATCAATTAGTCAACAAACCATCCACAATACTTATTTGCCTTCGGTTGATACGAGTGGACAAAGTATAGTGAACACAGCTGTAAATTACGAAGTTCCACAAACTGTTACACAATATACAACTCCACAACCAGCTGTATCTGTCCAGCCTATAGTATCAACCTATCAACCACAGGCGTTTAGCCAACAAACTTTGCATACTGTAGACGCTAGTAAATTGAACACCTATTCTCAAGACCATTCGGAAGAAGGATACGAATATAAACAACCAATTATTGAGTTTGAAGAAGCGGCAAAAACAGCTACACAATATTCCACACCATCTCCTACGGTATCTTATACACCACAAAGTTACAGCTCACAAACTGTACAAAGATTCAAAACTAACCAATACGTTACATCAACTGCTCGGCCAACGGTTTCATCAACACCTGTTACCATCAACGAGAACCCTTTCCTGAAGTATACAGTAAAGACTACACCAGTGACATATGTTAGTCCAACTTACGTACCGCAATCGTATAGTCAACAGACGATACATAGAGAAGACTCTAGAGGGTCAAATATCGGATCCACGGAATATCAATATACTTCTGGTAATAATTACGAAGAACCTAGATATTATGCAGAACAATCTACGCCTCAATCCCAGTCTTACAGTCAACAGACGCTGCATAAAGTTGAGGCTAATAAAGTTAATGTTTATGAAGGCACATCATTTTCAGGGTATGATTACACACAGCCAGCTGTAAGTTACGAAAATACCAGGATAGTTTCATCAACACCCACACCTATCATTACTTCAACTTACAGACCAATATCGCATAGTCAACAAACTCTTCATAAAGTTGAAAGACAAAGAATTCCCTCCACAACACCAATTCCGTCAGTTGAATTCACTTACCAACAGCCCGctgtatctatttataaaaatcctaTCCTACAGTATACTCAAAATATTGCCCCAGTTTCGTACGCGGAACCTACTGCAACCGTATACACGCAAACGTATAAACCTATTCAACAGTCTAAAATAAGTTTCGCTACTAAGCCTGTTCAGTATGAAACTTCGGCACAACAAGCATATATAAATCAAGAAGGATATTCATACAGTCAACCAGAAATACAGAGTAATATTGAGACAACAAATACTGCAAAATACTCTGATGCAAGCGTCGTATCGCATCAAGTATTCCACCAGGCACAGAGAACCGGAAATACTCAATATGAATCTGGGAAAGATGTTGTATTTGTTTCGACAACTCCATCTTCACTAGTATATGAAGATCATTATGCAGAATACGAAGCTCCTAAGAAAGTGAAAACATATAAAGCTCCTGAATATATACCACCACGAAAGGAATATCAACAAACATATACTCTTTCAACGCCCTCTACGCCAATTGTTTATCAAGAAAATTCTTTCGTACGTGCTCAAGACCAGTATGATTATAAACCCGTAGATTATTCTCAACAATATTCTAATACCAAATCAATTTCTGATACATCGCAAATAGTAGAATCAGTACACTTTTCGTCATTCCCAGACACAAAAACAACACAATACAACCAAGCCGGATATCAATCACCTGAAATACAAGTAGAATATAAAGCTGAGGAATATTTGCCACCTGTTGTATCCACTGCTTCATCCGTTGTGACTTCTACTTATCGTCCACGAACATATTCCACGAGTACAACAAGGGAATATTTACCCCCTAGCACACAGCCTAAATTCGCTGCTCCAGATTATTTACCACCAGtagataatatttacaaaacaccATCAACCGCATCACCTAAAACTAAGACTCTGGAATATTCGCCTGCTTTGGAGGAATCGAATTCAAGAGTAGTCAATTATGAAAGCTTCGGTTATAACCAGGGAGGTGAAACAGGAAACACCGATATCAAGTTAAGTACTTATCAAGATTATAGTGTTCCAATTGTTTCTGTATCTTCGACTGCTGCACCAATTttgagaaaacaaaatattgttgttgAAACAGCTAAATCAAATCTATTAGGTTTTGGAACAGTTGGACCTGATGCTGGATTAGTTTCTACAGCTTACACTACTTCTGCACCTGTTGTATcagataattattatgtatctcCTCAAATTGTTACATCGACTTATGTACCTGAGGTTACGACTACTGCCAGAAAAGTAACAAGACCAAAATATTTAAGACCCGCAGTAAAGTCAACTACTCAATCATACGTAGAATCAACAACAGCGTATCGAGCTCCAGAATACTTGCCACCAGTGGAACAAATTGCACAAAAAAGTATTGAAGGTTTTGAATACAAAAGTACAGATTCTTCAAAAATTAGATATAATCCATATCAAGAACAATCAATTGATAATACTGCGTCCATAGTATCGACAGTTTCAACTCCCACAAggaaacaaaatattgttgttcAAACAGCCAAATCTCAGCTACTCGGTTTTGGTACGGTTGGAACCGACGCGGGATTAGTTTCTTCGGGCGGTTACAGTACACCAGCATCCGTTGTAGTATCCAACGGAGAATCTTCGTACTCTACGGTGCCCGTCCAACAAGAATTGGTTGAGGTTACACAAGATGTGAGGAGAAAATCAAAGCCTAAAGTAGCTGTAGTTACAAAAATTAACGACTTCAACCCTCTTCTTGTAAGAAAATTAGGTGCAGTTTGTAGTTGTCAATCACCTATATTAGTTCTAAAGGGTAAAAGACCAAATGTCCAAgaaaatgataatgatgattaCAGTAATACTTACGAGGACGCTGGACGCGAAGACATCAATGGAAATACCTGGACACGAAAGTCAGGTCGAATTTCAACCAGCTCAGCGTTGAATACTGTAGCCACAGCTACGCCGATAGTTTCCTCTACATTTAACCCTATTATTGTACCCGACGATTCCTTCTATCAAGAATACCAGGAAGCCAGTAATGATAATATTGCTTTAACACCTATTCAAAAGGATTATTCCGCGAGTGTTATTTCGAGTACACCCATAATTTCAACGACAGAGAGAGTTGTAAGAATTAAGCCACGTGTCAAGAATGTGACAGTGGCGCCaacatataaaacaattgttttgaATGGAGAATCCTCGTCCGATATTGTTCAGGAATCCGAATCGCCTGTGTCTGAAATTGATTCACAGGCCTTTGATCGTTACGGCCCTGGAGGTTGGAGAAGCAGAGATGAGACTTTACAAGGTTCGATAGATTGTAAGAGGGCAGGATTGTTCCGTCACCCCAAGCAATGTAATAAGTTCTATGCTTGTCGATGGGACTGTACTAAACAAAGATTTACTCTTCACGTATTCAATTGCCCAGTTCAGCTTAGCTTTGACCCTAACTTAGGCGCTTGTAACTGGCCTAGCCAGGGACCGGCTTGCCAAGGCGACACACTTCTCACAAATGCtctctga
- the LOC126770704 gene encoding uncharacterized protein LOC126770704 yields MVSVQTIATIVVKVFKIVLNIVILVLYRTGYNGEFLGVGGTWNLNEEKNPDAEIVASGVMVGYLIYTLVQIVTFLFGTTEHKRALSEIVMNFIGVFLWIAVGAVALHYWGGYQGEHQFQFVFAEKQVGLAVGALCVIQGAVYLLDTALSVIHFTKEMLKLEYLYSGSFVIISPRSKDFMCEVDVYAGNIAPLTENVSEYGGGARVIWAMSAGDREADAQAKKGEEGSATDRDSRAAAVLKHNWCIGLRTIELILAVIAIGLIVGALTAPQVVQSDHRHIALIFSAYSSFIIITGILIIARLFGESAGWRTSIGFSIIGVIMFTAAAAIIFYDWHRSYYANVRPNKEVYNLLISSGVFAVINAVVFLVHAFLTFRKEADY; encoded by the exons ATGGTGTCTGTGCAGACAATAGCCACCATAGTggttaaagtatttaaaatc GTTCTCAACATCGTGATTTTGGTGCTCTATCGCACTGGATACAATGGAGAGTTCCTGGGAGTTGGAGGCACGTGGAACCTCAATGAGGAAAAGAACCCTGATGCAGAAATCGTGGCCTCCGGTGTCATGGTGGGCTATCTCATCTACACACTCGTGCAAATCGTCACATTCCTCTTCGGGACCACTGAGCACAAGAG AGCACTGTCAGAAATCGTGATGAACTTCATCGGTGTGTTCTTGTGGATTGCGGTTGGCGCTGTCGCGCTGCACTACTGGGGTGGATATCAGGGAGAACATCAATTCCAGTTTGTTTTTGCAGAGAAACAG GTTGGCTTAGCGGTCGGCGCACTATGTGTCATCCAGGGCGCGGTGTACCTCCTCGATACAGCACTATCCGTCATACATTTCACAAAAGAGATG CTGAAACTGGAGTATCTATACTCGGGCAGCTTCGTGATAATATCACCCAGATCGAAGGACTTTATGTGCGAAGTCGACGTGTACGCCGGCAACATTGCGCCACTAACGGAGAAC GTTTCGGAGTACGGCGGCGGCGCAAGAGTAATCTGGGCCATGTCGGCGGGTGACAGGGAGGCGGACGCGCAGGCCAAGAAGGGCGAGGAGGGCTCTGCTACCGACAGAGACAGTCGGGCAGCAGCTGTCCTTAAACATAATTGGTGCATCGGCCTGAGGACGATAGAACTG ATCCTTGCCGTAATCGCCATTGGGCTCATAGTGGGCGCGCTGACCGCCCCCCAAGTGGTACAATCTGACCATCGTCACATCGCCCTCATCTTCTCTGCCTATTCGA gtttcatcatcatcaccggTATACTAATTATCGCCCGTCTTTTCGGCGAGTCTGCTGGATGGAGAACTTCTATTGGGTTCTCTATCATTGGTGTCATCATGTTCACGGCTGCAGCTGCGATCATTTTTTATG attGGCATAGATCTTACTACGCTAATGTCCGCCCGAACAAAGAGGTCTACAACCTTCTTATATCATCTGGTGTCTTTGCTGTCATTAATGCAGTTGTTTTCCTTGTGCACGCATTCCTTACTTTCAGAAAAGAGGccgattattaa
- the LOC126770700 gene encoding adenylosuccinate lyase isoform X2 produces MAHVHTLVERCPLAAPIIHLGATSCYVGDNTDLIVLKHGLELLLPRLAAVISRLSKFADDNKSIPILGFTHLQPAQLTTVGKRASLWLSDLLMDERALSRAHDDLRFRGVKGTTGTQASFLQLFKGDSAKVKALDKRVAELAGFDKRYIVTGQTYSRKVDLEVISALSGLGATVHKMCSDIRILASRKELEEPFEASQIGSSAMPYKRNPMRSERCCALARHLITLHANAANTHAVQWLERTLDDSANRRITLAEAFLTADATLLTLLNICQGLVVYPKVLARHIAQELPFMATENIIMAMVQAGGDRQVCHEKIRVLSHEAGAVVKQEGKDNDLIDRVKNDKYFAPIIPQLENILDASTFIGRAPEQVTEFIEEEVNPILKKYKGALAEVEKPVSLNI; encoded by the exons ATGGCTCACGTCCATACCCTGGTCGAACGCTGTCCCCTCGCAGCGCCTATAATTCACCTGGGAGCAACTTCGTGCTACGTTGGCGATAATACCGATTTAATTGTTCTTAAGCACGGCTTAGAATTATTGTTGCCAAGACTGGCTGCCGTGATAAGCCGTTTGTCGAAATTTGCCGATGACAATAA ATCTATACCCATTTTGGGTTTCACGCACTTGCAGCCAGCTCAGTTGACAACTGTTGGAAAGCGAGCGTCTTTATGGCTCAGTGATTTACTAATGGACGAGCGCGCTTTATCCCGTGCACATGATGATCTCCGATTCCGCGGGGTGAAGGGTACTACTGGAACTCAAGCGTCATTTTTACAACTATTCAAAGGCGATAGTGCAAAAGTAAAAGCTCTAGATAAAAGAGTCGCCGAATTAGCTGGATTTGATAAGCGATACATCGTGACAGGACAAACATATTCCAGAAAAGTAGATTTAGAAGTTATATCAGCACTGTCAGGTTTGGGAGCAACGGTGCATAAGATGTGCTCAGATATACGCATTCTGGCGTCACGCAAAGAATTGGAAGAACCTTTCGAGGCGTCTCAAATAGGTTCGAGCGCTATGCCTTACAAAAGAAATCCTATGAGATCAGAACGCTGCTGCGCTTTAGCACGTCATTTAATAACACTACACGCGAATGCTGCAAATACACATGCAGTACAATGGTTGGAACGCACATTAGACGATTCAGCTAATCGACGCATTACATTGGCAGAGGCATTCTTAACTGCTGATGCAACTTTGCTTACGCTTCTTAACATCTGCCAAGGACTTGTAGTATATCCTAAAGTTTTAGCTCGCCACATAGCTCAGGAACTCCCATTTATGGcaactgaaaatataataatggctATGGTACAAGCCGGAGGTGATCGTCAAGTATGTCATGAAAAGATTAGAGTACTCTCTCATGAAGCCGGAGCTGTGGTAAAACAAGAAGGAAAAGATAACGATCTTATTGACCGTGTTaagaatgataaatattttgctCCTATAATACCGCagttagaaaatattttggatGCATCAACCTTTATTGGCAGAGCGCCTGAGCAAGTTACCGAATTCATCGAAGAAGAAGTAAATCCTATTCTGAAAAAGTATAAAGGTGCTTTGGCAGAGGTAGAGAAGCcagtatctttaaatatttaa